In Candidatus Zixiibacteriota bacterium, the genomic window AGGAAAAAGCAAAATGACCGCCTTGGTTGCAGTGATGAGGAAAATGATAACCATTCTTAACACGATGCTCGCAAAAAAAGAAAGGTGGAACCCTAAATTAGCTTGACATTAAAGACAGTCGCTACAAGACTGACAGAACATTTTTTTGGCTGGAGCCCGTTAGGCTCCATCCCTTGTATCTTAAATCCGGATAGTTATTATATTAGAGCGGATCGGG contains:
- a CDS encoding IS110 family transposase, encoding GKSKMTALVAVMRKMITILNTMLAKKERWNPKLA